A window of Streptomyces puniciscabiei genomic DNA:
GTGGTGGGCGGCGGCTGGCCTCCGGTGGACGTGCGCCACGAGATGCTCGAGGAGGCCGTGGGGATCATCCGCGCGCTGTTCGAGGGCGGCCATGTCACCCACCACGGGCCGCACTACGACGTGGACTCGGCCCGGCTGTGGGACCTGCCGGACCAGCCCCCGCCGATCGGGATCGCCGTCTCCGGCGACCAGTCCTGCAAACTCGCGGGACACCTCGCCGACCTGGTCATCGCGACCGAGCCGAAGCCGGGGCTGCTGGAGGCCTTCGACCGGCACGGCGGCGCCGGCAAACCCCGGGTGGGCCAGCTGCCGGTGTGCTACGACCCCGACCGGGACACGGCGGTCAAGCGCGCCCACTCCCAGTTCCGCTGGTTCGGGCTCGGCTGGAAGGTGAACGCCGAACTGCCGCACCCCGACTCCTTCGAGTCCGCGACACAGTTCGTGGACGAGGACGACGTCGCCGCCTCCATCCCGTGCGGCGACGACCCGGACGCCTTCGTGGAGGCCGTACGGCCGTACGCCGAGGCCGGGTTCGGGGAGATCGCGCTCGTGCAGATCGGCGGCGACGCGCAGCAGGAGTACCTGGACTGGTCGGCGAAGACCCTGCTGCCCGCGCTGCGGGAGGCCTTCGGCTGACAGAACGGTCCCTGGGGTCCCTGTGGCCCTTTCTGTCCGCGCCCGCTGCGGCCGACGCGCCGCTGTCCGACCTGGCGGCGCGCGACGCCCGTGAGCGCGGCCGGCCGGCCGCTCCCCGGAGGGGGTCATGCGCTGCTGCAAGGCCTGGGACCGGGCCGCCGACGACGGGTTCGTGCGCACTTCGTTGCCCTGCGGCCGGGCCGGGAGACCGAGCTGCCGGACGCGGACGAGTGGCCCGGGCCGAGGGCATCCGCCCACCAAGACACTGGAGGCCGCCGAGAACCCGACCCCGCTGCGTGCCGCGATCCCCGCCGACCCCGCCACCGCCCGCACGGCCCGCGCCGCCCTGCTGGACCGGGTGCCGGAGGACCCCGAGCTGCCGGACGAGCCGGTGCGTGACGTCGTACGGACCGACGACCTGGAGAAGGCCGTCGGCACCGGGAGCCGGGCCTCCGACCGGATCGGGTACGTCCGGCAGATCGCCGGAGCCGGCGGGAATCCGCCGCCTGGTTGAGCATTCCGGGCGTCACGGGGGTACTGGAGGACCCTGAGCCGATCGTCGCCGGAGGCCCTCGCGTGACCGTTTTCGTGCACAAGACCCTGGTGGTACAGCTGCGCTCGGAAGGCACCGGCCGGTGCCCCGTGCTCGCCCATCTCCGTTACGACGCCGACGACCCGTTCGCCGTCACCGCCGTCTTCGGCCACGACGGCCGGGTGCTGGCCTGCTGGCGGCTGGACCGGGAGATGCTCTCCGAGGGCCTGGTGCGGCCCGTCGGCGTCGGCGACGTACGGCTGCGGCCGGCCGCGACCGGTGCCTGGCACGAGCTGCGCATGGAGTTCCTCGGGGACGTCCGCCCGGACGGCGGCCGGCAGCACGCGGTGGTGTTCGCCTGGGCGCCCGCGGTCGCCGCGTTCCTGCGGGAAACCCATCGGCTCGTGCCGCCGGGGCAGGAACGCGCCCCCGTCGACGAGCTGTTGGCCGAGATCCTCTCCGCGGGCTGAAGATCTCGGGCGGTTGCCCCGGCCCGTAGTGATCAGTAAGGTCACCCGGGTGACTGCCGGGTCGGCCATGTGCCACGCACGAGTGAGGTTCCCGGCCTCGGCGTGAGCGCGAGGCGGGCGCGAGGCCCGCCGTTGTCTCCGTGTGCTCCAGCCCCGGCGCCCAGGCCGGCGCCGCTTCCCAAGGACCCCGACACCCGGAGACACCCATGCAGAGCTCTGTTCAGCACACCCGGACGACCGCCGTCCGGCTCGACCACACCGCCGTCCTCGCCGCGGACCGCCGGCTGTCGGCGGAGTTCCTCGCCGCCGTCCTGGGGCTGGAGGTCGGCGCCCCGTTCGGGCCGTTCCTGCCGGTCGACCTCGGCAACGGGGTGACGCTCGACTACTACGAGAAGCGTGACGAGCCGATCCAGCCGCAGCACTACGCGTTCCTCGTGCCCGACGAAGGGTTCGACGGCATGATCGCCCGCCTGGAGGCGCTCGGCGTCACCTACTACGCCGACCCGCACCACGGCGAGCCCGGCCGGATCAACCGCCTCTTCGGGGGCCGTGGCGCGTACTTCGCCGACCCGGCCGGGCACAACATGGAGGTCATGACCCGGCCGTACGTCCGCCCCTAGCCGGGGCCCCCGGACGGGCGCGCGTCCCCGTCGCCGGACGGGGACGTGTGCCGGCGGCGGGTCCAGAGGGGCAGGCCGAGCCACCACAGCAGGTACCAGGCGACGACCAGTGACACCAGGACCGGCACACAAGTGCTGTGCGTGGCCACCCGGAGGATCAGCAGCAGCGCCGACGTCATGGTGGCGAGCAGCATGACCAGGCCCACCAGGGTCATCCGGGATGCCAGCCGCACCGCCCGCGGCTTGACCTGGCGGCCGGAGACCAGCCGGTGCAGGGAGACCGGCCCGATGAGGGCCCCCGTGGTGCAGGCGCCCAGGACGACCGTCACGATGTAGATGACCTGGTCGGCGTGGGGCAGCGTGGCGTACTTCGGCTGGAAGACGACGGTCAGCAGGAAGCCGAACAGGATCTGCACGCCCGTCTGGGCGACGCGGACTTCCTGGATGAGATCGCCCCACATCCGGTCGGCCCGCTCCTCCTCGGTCTCGTTGCGCCCCCTGCGCTGTCCTTCCGCCGTCATGCGGTGTCGTGTATCCGCCCGGCCGTTCGTTCAAACGGTGGGTACGGGAGTGCCTACCACCGGTGCTCGACCTGTTCCCTGATCCGCCGCTCGTACAGCTCGCGGATCGCGGTGACCGTCTCCGGCGGCAGCGGCGGCAGCTTGGCCGCGGCCGCGTTCGCGCGGGCCTGCTCGGGGTTGCGGGCGCCGGGGATCACCGTGGTCACGCCGTCCTGCTCCATGATCCAGCGCAGCGCGAGCTGGGCCGGGGTGTAGCCCTCGGGTGCGAGCGCGGCGAACTCGGCGGCGGCCTCGACCCCGCTCTCGTAGTCGACGCCGGAGAAGGTCTCGCCCTGGTCGAAGGCCTCGCCGTGCCGGTTGAAGGTGCGGTGGTCGTCGGCCGCGAACACCGTGTGCCTGGTGTACCTGCCGGACAGCAGACCGGAGGCCAGGGGCACGCGCGCGATGATGCCGACGCCGGCCTCGCGGGCGGCGGGGAGCACCTCGTACAGGGGCTTCATGCGGAACGGGTTGAGGATGATCTGCACGCTCGCCACGTGCGGCCGGGCGATGGCGGTCAGCGCCTCGGCGCAGGTCTCCACGCTCACCCCGTACGCCGCGACGCGCTCCTCCTCGACCAGGGTGTCCAGGGCGTCGAACACCGCGTCGGAGGAATACACGGGCGTCGGCGGGCAGTGCAGCTGGACCAGGTCGATGCGGTCGACGCCGAGATTGCGGCGGGAGCGGTCGTTCCAGGTACGGAAGTTGTCCAGGACGTAGTTCTCGGGGATCTGCTCGACCCGGCGGCCCATCTTGGTCGCCACCAGCACATGCAGGTCGGGCCGGCCGCGCAGGAAGGAGCCGATGGTCTCCTCGCTGCGTCCGTCGCCGTACACGTCGGCCGTGTCGAAGAAGGTGACGCCCGCCTCGGCCGCGGCCTCGAGGACGGCGAGCGCCTCCTTGTCGTCCACGTCGCCCCAGTCGGCGCCCAGCTGCCATGTGCCGAGTCCGATCACCGATGCCCACTGACCCGACCTGCCGATCACGCGTTCGTCCATGGCGCCAGTGTGTCATCCGGCACCCGGCTACTGTGGGAACGAGCTGCTCCGGCGGGCGGGCCGGGTGGCTTCACCCTCGTGGGCGAGGGGCGTCGTTCGGCGTCAACTGGGCTTGGACGAGCGGGCCGTAGCGGTCGGCGATGGTGTCGGCGTCGGTCTCGCGCAGGTGCGGGCCGCGTGCGATGCCGTACATCACGCCGAGGCCGACGAGTGCGGCGACGGCGAGTTCGGCGCGCAGCCCCGCGTCGGGGCCGGTGAGCCGGGCGGCGAGGCGTTCGGTCACCTGGGCGCGGAAGTTGGCACGCAGGATGTCGCCGTGGTCACCGTGCAACGGGGCGAAGGCGATGCGCAGCAGCGGGTCGGCGCCGCGCTCGCGCTGGCTCGCGAGGACGTGCCGGACCATGTGCCGGCCGAGGCCGGCGAGCGGCGCGTCCAGCAGGGCGTCCGCGTCGGTGTCGAAGGACATCACGCGGGCGAACAGGGCGTCCTTGTTGCCGAAGTACTTCACGATCAACGGCGGGCTGACTCCGGCGCGTTCGGCGACCGCCTTGAGCGTGATGTCGGCGTGCGCGTGCCGGGCGAGGAGGTGGCGGGCCGCTGTGAGGATGGCCGCCTTGGTGGCCTCGGCGTCACGGCGCGCGGACAGGCTCGGTGCGGGTGGAGTGCTCACGCCTCTCATGCTCCCTCCATCGCCTGGTCGCGGGGGCCGCGGGTGGGGTCCGTGGCGTGCCGGGGGCCGCCCAGGGTGCCGTCGCCGGGGATGGACAGGGCGGCGGCGCAGGCGGCGAGGGCGACGGCGCCGGCCATCGCGAACGCGAGCAGATAGCCGTGCAGGGTGGGTGTCGCGACGCCGGCGACCGGGCTGCTGTGGTGCACGAGGACGGCGGCGACGGCGGCGCTGGAGGTGGCCTGGCCGATGGTGCGCATGAGGACGTTGACGCCGTTGGCGGAGGCGGTCTGTCCGGCGGGGACGGCCCGCAGGATGAGCGTGGGCAGCGCCGAGTAGGCGAGGGTGGTGCCGGTCGCGACCACGGTGGCACCGGCGATGATCATCCACAGGTCGCGGCTGTCGGCGATGCGGACCGCGTAGCCGCAGGCGATGACGGCGGCGCCCAGCGCGAGGGTGGTCCGCGGGCCGCGCGCGGCCGAGATGCGGGCCGACAGCGGCGAGAACAGCAGCATGGTCACGCCGCCCGGCAGCAGGCACAGACCGGTGGCGACGATCGACAGGCCGAGGCCGTAGCCGGTGGCCTTCGGCGCCTGCACCAGCTGGGCGGTGACCAGCGAGTTGGCGTAGAAGGCGAACCCGGTCAGCAGGGCGGCCACGTGCGACAGGCCGACGCGCGGCCGGCCGACCAGCCGCAGATCGACAAGCGGCCGTTCGGCGCGCAGTTGCTGCCACCACCACAGGGCGAGCACGACGGCGGCGCCGAGGAACAGCCCGAGGACCCGGGCGCTCCCCCAGCCCCAGGAGCCGCCCTGCGAGACGCCGAGCAGCAAGCAGACCAGGCCGGCGGCGAGCCCCAGCGCCCCGGTCACGTCGAACCGTCCGGGCTCGCGCACCGGTGACTCCTTGACCGCCCACCAGGTCGCCGCCACGCCCGCCGCGCCCAGGGCGCTGGTCAGCCAGAACATGGTGTGCCAGTCGGCGTACTGGACGACCAGCGCGGCGAGCGGCAGGCCGAGCGCGGCGCCGATGCCGACGGTGGAGCTCATCAGCGCCACCGCCGAGCCCCGCCGGTCGGGCGGGAGTTCGTCGCGCAGGATGCTGATGGACAGGGGGACGACCGAGGCGGCGGCGCCCTGGAGGGCGCGGGCGGCGATGAGCAGGCCGATGTCGGAGGTCAGTGCGCACAGCACCGAGCCGAGGGTCATCAGGGCCAGCGCGCAGGTGAGCACCCGCCGCTTGCCGTACATGTCGCCGGCCCGGCCGAGCACCGGGGTGAGGACCGCGCCGGACAGGAGGGTCGCGGTGACCGTCCAGGAGACGGTCGCGGCGGACGCGCCGGTGAGCCGGGGCAGGTCCGGCAGGAGGGGGACGACGACGGTCTGCATGACCGCCATGAGGATGCCGCCCGACGCCAGCACCGGGATGGTGAGCCGGTCCCGCAGCGGGGGCGCGAGGGCCGGGCCGGGCGGCTGGGGTATGGGGGCGGGCTGGTCCATCCGGCGCTCCTGGGTACGACACGACTGCTCGGTGAATGGCCATTCACCCTACCGAGTGAATGGCCATTCACCAACGTGCGTGGCAGGCGGCTCGGATCATTCAGTCGAGGTTCTTCTCCAGAGCGGCGAGATAGTTGTGCATGAAGTGGTCGCGCAGGCCGTCGGAGGCGGGAGCGAAGGCGTCGGCGGTCAGTCCGGTCGCCCGGTCGGTGAGCGCCGACAGCATCGGCATGCTCTCGTGCAGCCGGCCGTGCGAGTCGATGTATCGCAGGGCGCGGACATGGGTGAAGACGGGCTCGGGCGGCAGTTGGGGAACGATGTCGTTGTTGTTGACGAAGCGGTACATCCGGCCGCCGAATCCCTTGTGGAACGCCTCGGCGAGCAGCCGGTCGCAGGTGCGCGGCTGGCCGTAGGTGTACACGCCGTCGGCGGCCAGGTGCGGGTCCTCCAGGTACATCCGGGCGCCGGCCAGCATCGCGAGGGCGCCGCCCAGGCTGTGCCCGGTGAAGTACACGCTCTGACCGTCGGTGCGCAGTTCTGCGAGGGTGGTGTGGACGGCCGGGTAGACCGATTCCAGGGCCTCGGCGAATCCGTGGTGGACGTATCCGTTGCCGCCGGGTCCGGGCCTCGGCGGGGTGGTGGAGTCGGTGAGCCAGTCCTTGATCTGCGTGGGTTCGGTGCCGCGGAACGCGGTGACGATCATCCGGTCACTGGCCAGGGTGTACGCCTGGGTGTCCTGCAGCGGGAAGGGCGGGGTGAACCGGGTCTCGTGGTGGCGGACCTGGTCGAAGCCCCACTGGGCCGCCTGTTCCTCGATGACGGCGCGGTCCTTGTAGGCCAGGTCGGCCGCTCGGGCCAGCCAGTAGGCGCGTTGCAGGCTGTAGCCGGACGAGGTCTGGTCGAACGAGACGGGCACGGCCATGGGCGGGACTCCTCGGTCACCCTGTGTAGTCATATGGAACGGCAGGGTAGCAGCGCGCCCGGGCTGCCCGATCGCGTCAGTTTGGCGTGGTGAGCCGGGCCACTCGAACGGAGGGCGGACGGCAAGGTCCGCCGGGAACGGGGCCGGCGCGGCAAGGAATTCCCCGTTCCGGAGCGCGTCACGCCCCGGCCACGGCAAGATCATCTTGGTTCAACTCTGTATGACATGTGGCTAATTGTCCGGATCACAGCCAACCGGTTCCGAGGGATTTCCTCCCGTCCCGGAGTCCCCGATAGGCATGCGGCGTCACCACCGGAACACCCTCCAGGAGGACCCGTATGCCCGACATCACCCGGCGCCGCGCACTCACCGCGACCGCGGCCCTCGCCGCGACGGCCACCGTGGCCACTCTCGCGGCACCCGCCGCCTCGGCCGCCGGCCATGAGCACCCCATGCCGATGCCGGGGAGCTTCGACGAGGTCTACAAGGGCCGCCGGATACAGGGCCGGCCGATGACCACGGGCTCCGGCGGTCACCACCACGACCACGGCGGCGGTTACGAGGTGCTGGTCGACGGCGTGCAGCTGCACGTGATGCGCAACGCCGACGGCACCTGGATCAGCGTCGTCAGCCACTACGCCCCGGTGCCCACCCCGCGCGCCGCCGCCCGGGCCGCGGTGGACGAGCTGCAGGGCGCCCCGCTGCTGCCCTTCCCCGCCAACTGACCGCCCCCCCCAAGGACTTTCCGGAGCATCGCGCACCATGACCGTACGCAAGAGCCAGGCCACCCTGACCGCCGACGAGAAGAAGCGGTTCGTGTCCGCCGTCCTCGAACTCAAGCGCAACGGGCGCTACGACGAGTTCGTCCGCACGCACAACGAGTTCATCATGTCGGACACCGACACCGGCGAGCGGACCGGCCACCGCTCACCGTCGTTCCTGCCCTGGCACCGCAGATTCCTGCTCGACTTCGAGCAGGCGCTGCAGTCCGTGGACCCCTCGGTCGCACTGCCGTACTGGGACTGGAGCACCGACCGCACGGTGCGAGCCTCGCTGTGGGCGCCGGACTTCCTCGGCGGCACCGGTCGCAGCACGGACGGCCGGGTGATGGACGGCCCGTTCGCCGCGTCGGCCGGCAACTGGCCGCTGACCATACGCGTCGACGGCCGTACCTTCCTGCGCCGCTCGCTGGGCACGGCCGTGCGCGAGCTGCCGACGCGCGCCGAGGTGGAGTCGGTGCTGTCGATACCGGCGTACGACATGGCGCCGTACAACAGCGCCTCGGACGGCTTCCGCAACAACCTGGAGGGGTGGCGCGGGGTCAATCTGCACAACCGGGTCCACGTCTGGGTCGGCGGGCAGATGGCCACCGGGGTGTCCCCCAACGACCCGGTGTTCTGGCTGCACCACGCCTACGTCGACAAGCTGTGGGCGGAGTGGCAGCGGCGGCACCCCGGCGCGGGGTACGTGCCGGCCGGCGGCACGCCGGACGTCGTGGACCTCGACGAGACGATGAAGCCGTGGAACGACGTGCGTCCGGCGGACCTGCTGGACCACACGAGGTTCTACACGTTCGACAGCTGACCGGACCCGGTGTGGTCAGGCCTCGGCGGTACGGCACTCCGGGTGGCCCCAGCCCTGCGCGTTCTTGGCGATGGACTCGCCGGCCGCGTAGGAGCGGCCGCACAGGCAGCGGCCGGGGAACTTCGCCTTGATGGTGCGCGACGAGGACGCTCCGCCGCCGGTGCGGCGGGGCGCCTTACGGCGCGGGGCGGCCGCCTTCGGGGTGTCGGGCGAGGGCGGCGGCGCGGGGGAACCGAGCGCGCTGCCGGCGGCCTCCTGCACGGAGGCGGCCTGGCTGGCGGCGCGGTCGGCGAAGTCGTTCAGCGGGTCGCCGTCGACCTGGTGGGCGGGGACGTAGCGGAACTCGACCGTACGGCCGTCGAGGAGCGCGTCGATGCGGACGACGAGGTCCTGGTTGGCGACGGGCTTGCCGGCGGACGTCTTCCAGCCGTTGCGCTTCCAGCCGGGCAGCCAGGTGGTGACCGCCTTCATCGCGTACTGGGAGTCCATCCGGATCTCCAGCGGTACCTCGGGCTCGACGGCCGCGAGCAGCCGCTCCAGGGCGGTGAGTTCGGCGACGTTGTTGGTGGCCCGGCCGAGCGGGCCGGCCTCCCAGCGGGCGGGGGTCCGCTCGTCGCCGTCGGAGATCACCCACGCCCATCCGGCCGGTCCGGGGTTGCCCTTCGAAGCCCCGTCGCACGCGGCCACCACACGTTCACGCATGCGCACGATCATGCCATGGCCGCGCCGGGCCCCGCCGCGGCCGGGTCAGGCCTCCTCGACCTTGGGCATCTCGCCCTCCGTGGTCGTGATGTCGATCACGGAGAAGTTCGCGCCCTGCGGGTCGCTCAGCGCCGCGAACCGGCCGAAGGGGCTGCTCATCGGCCCGAACCGGAGGACACCGCCGAGCCTGGTGGCACGGGCCACGGCCGCGTCGCAGTCGTCGACGGTGAAGTAGACGTTGATGTACGAGGGCACCTCGGGCGGGAAGTCGTCGGTCATCCGCATCCGGCCGAGGACGGTGTCCTCGCCCACGTCGAACATGCGGAAGTCCACCGCGTCGTCCACGATGTCCTTCATCCGGTACGGGAAGATTGCGGAGAGGAAGGCGTCGGCCTTCTCCGGCTCACGGGTGAAGACCTCGGCCCAGCAGTAGGCCCCCGGGGTCGCCGTCGCCTCGAAGCCCTCGTGGCTGCCGGCCTGCCAGACGCCGAAGACGGCCCCGCTGGGCTCGCGGGCCAGACACATCGTGCCGAAGTCGCCCACCTGCATCGGCTCCATCAGCACCTCGCCGCCGTTCTCCCGGATCTTCTCCGAGGTGGCGGCGGCGTCGGGGGAGGCGAAGTACAGGCACCACTGCGACTGGCCCTCCTGCCCGGGCATGGGCGGGACGACGGCCGCCACCGCCTTGCCGTCCGCGTAGGCCTGCGTGTAGTTGCCGTACTCCGACGACGACTCGCCGAAGGTCCAGCCGAGGACGTCGCCGTAGAACCGTTTGGCTCCCTCGACGTCGCTGAACATCGCATCGGCCCAACAGGGCGTTCCCTCGGGTTGCACGGCCATGCTCGCGGCCCTCCTGGTCTTCGCGTCCGTACGGATGATCCCCACCTCAGGCGGTATGTCCCGAAGCTCACGCTAGCCACACCGGGGGCGCCCCGCGCGCCGAACCGGGAAGCCGCCGGACACTGGGTGGTGGAGGCGACGGCGCGATGACGGCAGACACGATGCGAGCGTGGTCGGTGGTGCGGCCGGGGCCGGTCGAGGGGCATCCCCTGCGACTGGTGGAGCGGCCCGTGCCGGTGCCCGGGGCGGACGAGCTGCTGGTGCGGGTGCGCGCCTGCGGGGTGTGCCGGACCGATCTGCACGTCGCCGAGGGCGATCTGCCGGTGCACCGGTCCGGGGTGACCCCCGGCCACGAGGTGGTCGGCGAGGTCGCGGGCGCCGGGGCCGCGGTGCGGGGCTTCACGGCCGGGGACCGGGTGGGCGTGGCCTGGCTGCGGCGCACCGACGGGGTG
This region includes:
- a CDS encoding DUF6328 family protein, producing the protein MTAEGQRRGRNETEEERADRMWGDLIQEVRVAQTGVQILFGFLLTVVFQPKYATLPHADQVIYIVTVVLGACTTGALIGPVSLHRLVSGRQVKPRAVRLASRMTLVGLVMLLATMTSALLLILRVATHSTCVPVLVSLVVAWYLLWWLGLPLWTRRRHTSPSGDGDARPSGGPG
- a CDS encoding MFS transporter gives rise to the protein MDQPAPIPQPPGPALAPPLRDRLTIPVLASGGILMAVMQTVVVPLLPDLPRLTGASAATVSWTVTATLLSGAVLTPVLGRAGDMYGKRRVLTCALALMTLGSVLCALTSDIGLLIAARALQGAAASVVPLSISILRDELPPDRRGSAVALMSSTVGIGAALGLPLAALVVQYADWHTMFWLTSALGAAGVAATWWAVKESPVREPGRFDVTGALGLAAGLVCLLLGVSQGGSWGWGSARVLGLFLGAAVVLALWWWQQLRAERPLVDLRLVGRPRVGLSHVAALLTGFAFYANSLVTAQLVQAPKATGYGLGLSIVATGLCLLPGGVTMLLFSPLSARISAARGPRTTLALGAAVIACGYAVRIADSRDLWMIIAGATVVATGTTLAYSALPTLILRAVPAGQTASANGVNVLMRTIGQATSSAAVAAVLVHHSSPVAGVATPTLHGYLLAFAMAGAVALAACAAALSIPGDGTLGGPRHATDPTRGPRDQAMEGA
- a CDS encoding SsgA family sporulation/cell division regulator: MTVFVHKTLVVQLRSEGTGRCPVLAHLRYDADDPFAVTAVFGHDGRVLACWRLDREMLSEGLVRPVGVGDVRLRPAATGAWHELRMEFLGDVRPDGGRQHAVVFAWAPAVAAFLRETHRLVPPGQERAPVDELLAEILSAG
- the melC1 gene encoding apotyrosinase chaperone MelC1; the protein is MPDITRRRALTATAALAATATVATLAAPAASAAGHEHPMPMPGSFDEVYKGRRIQGRPMTTGSGGHHHDHGGGYEVLVDGVQLHVMRNADGTWISVVSHYAPVPTPRAAARAAVDELQGAPLLPFPAN
- a CDS encoding lipase family protein; protein product: MAVPVSFDQTSSGYSLQRAYWLARAADLAYKDRAVIEEQAAQWGFDQVRHHETRFTPPFPLQDTQAYTLASDRMIVTAFRGTEPTQIKDWLTDSTTPPRPGPGGNGYVHHGFAEALESVYPAVHTTLAELRTDGQSVYFTGHSLGGALAMLAGARMYLEDPHLAADGVYTYGQPRTCDRLLAEAFHKGFGGRMYRFVNNNDIVPQLPPEPVFTHVRALRYIDSHGRLHESMPMLSALTDRATGLTADAFAPASDGLRDHFMHNYLAALEKNLD
- a CDS encoding aldo/keto reductase, with product MDERVIGRSGQWASVIGLGTWQLGADWGDVDDKEALAVLEAAAEAGVTFFDTADVYGDGRSEETIGSFLRGRPDLHVLVATKMGRRVEQIPENYVLDNFRTWNDRSRRNLGVDRIDLVQLHCPPTPVYSSDAVFDALDTLVEEERVAAYGVSVETCAEALTAIARPHVASVQIILNPFRMKPLYEVLPAAREAGVGIIARVPLASGLLSGRYTRHTVFAADDHRTFNRHGEAFDQGETFSGVDYESGVEAAAEFAALAPEGYTPAQLALRWIMEQDGVTTVIPGARNPEQARANAAAAKLPPLPPETVTAIRELYERRIREQVEHRW
- a CDS encoding VOC family protein; the protein is MQSSVQHTRTTAVRLDHTAVLAADRRLSAEFLAAVLGLEVGAPFGPFLPVDLGNGVTLDYYEKRDEPIQPQHYAFLVPDEGFDGMIARLEALGVTYYADPHHGEPGRINRLFGGRGAYFADPAGHNMEVMTRPYVRP
- a CDS encoding VOC family protein codes for the protein MAVQPEGTPCWADAMFSDVEGAKRFYGDVLGWTFGESSSEYGNYTQAYADGKAVAAVVPPMPGQEGQSQWCLYFASPDAAATSEKIRENGGEVLMEPMQVGDFGTMCLAREPSGAVFGVWQAGSHEGFEATATPGAYCWAEVFTREPEKADAFLSAIFPYRMKDIVDDAVDFRMFDVGEDTVLGRMRMTDDFPPEVPSYINVYFTVDDCDAAVARATRLGGVLRFGPMSSPFGRFAALSDPQGANFSVIDITTTEGEMPKVEEA
- the melC2 gene encoding tyrosinase MelC2 gives rise to the protein MTVRKSQATLTADEKKRFVSAVLELKRNGRYDEFVRTHNEFIMSDTDTGERTGHRSPSFLPWHRRFLLDFEQALQSVDPSVALPYWDWSTDRTVRASLWAPDFLGGTGRSTDGRVMDGPFAASAGNWPLTIRVDGRTFLRRSLGTAVRELPTRAEVESVLSIPAYDMAPYNSASDGFRNNLEGWRGVNLHNRVHVWVGGQMATGVSPNDPVFWLHHAYVDKLWAEWQRRHPGAGYVPAGGTPDVVDLDETMKPWNDVRPADLLDHTRFYTFDS
- a CDS encoding TetR family transcriptional regulator, whose translation is MRGVSTPPAPSLSARRDAEATKAAILTAARHLLARHAHADITLKAVAERAGVSPPLIVKYFGNKDALFARVMSFDTDADALLDAPLAGLGRHMVRHVLASQRERGADPLLRIAFAPLHGDHGDILRANFRAQVTERLAARLTGPDAGLRAELAVAALVGLGVMYGIARGPHLRETDADTIADRYGPLVQAQLTPNDAPRPRG
- a CDS encoding ribonuclease H family protein codes for the protein MIVRMRERVVAACDGASKGNPGPAGWAWVISDGDERTPARWEAGPLGRATNNVAELTALERLLAAVEPEVPLEIRMDSQYAMKAVTTWLPGWKRNGWKTSAGKPVANQDLVVRIDALLDGRTVEFRYVPAHQVDGDPLNDFADRAASQAASVQEAAGSALGSPAPPPSPDTPKAAAPRRKAPRRTGGGASSSRTIKAKFPGRCLCGRSYAAGESIAKNAQGWGHPECRTAEA
- a CDS encoding LLM class F420-dependent oxidoreductase is translated as MVQIGYTMMTEQAGPRELVDHVVRAEEAGFDFSVISDHYFPWLRSQGHSSYAWSVLGAAAQATSRIPLMTYVTCPILRYHPAIVAQKAATVQLLSEGRFRLGLGAGENLNEHVVGGGWPPVDVRHEMLEEAVGIIRALFEGGHVTHHGPHYDVDSARLWDLPDQPPPIGIAVSGDQSCKLAGHLADLVIATEPKPGLLEAFDRHGGAGKPRVGQLPVCYDPDRDTAVKRAHSQFRWFGLGWKVNAELPHPDSFESATQFVDEDDVAASIPCGDDPDAFVEAVRPYAEAGFGEIALVQIGGDAQQEYLDWSAKTLLPALREAFG